From the genome of Proteus vulgaris, one region includes:
- a CDS encoding YggT family protein codes for MNFLNFVILTLLQLYTSVLLLRVWMQCVRADFYNPFSQFIVKITQPIVRPLRSVIPSIGPIDTASVLLAYILILLGIIIPSYLSGTSIPFSLMFPFAFIELLTAAGKMIFWLIIIRAILSWVSQGRNPIDHLLFQLTEPLMAPIRRVIPAMGGLDFSAMIVILVLYALNYLRVDVLQWLLSVTLY; via the coding sequence ATGAATTTTTTAAATTTCGTCATTCTGACTCTTCTTCAACTCTACACATCCGTACTTCTACTACGTGTCTGGATGCAATGTGTCAGAGCTGATTTTTATAATCCTTTCTCACAATTTATCGTCAAGATCACACAGCCAATTGTTCGCCCATTAAGAAGTGTTATCCCTTCTATTGGCCCTATTGATACCGCTTCAGTCTTATTAGCCTATATATTAATTCTGCTTGGTATTATTATTCCATCTTACTTATCAGGAACATCTATTCCTTTCTCTTTAATGTTCCCATTTGCCTTTATTGAACTGCTCACAGCGGCAGGTAAGATGATTTTCTGGTTGATCATTATCCGCGCAATCCTTAGTTGGGTAAGCCAAGGTCGCAATCCAATTGATCATCTTTTATTTCAATTAACAGAACCTTTAATGGCTCCTATTCGTCGTGTCATTCCGGCAATGGGTGGTTTAGATTTCTCTGCAATGATTGTTATTCTTGTGCTTTACGCCCTGAATTATCTGCGTGTAGATGTTTTACAATGGCTACTTAGCGTAACGCTTTACTAA
- a CDS encoding siderophore ABC transporter substrate-binding protein: protein MKKILPLVIASILSVTSFSALSKTPTEYQPNQVISQQNDKMVIKHLLGETTVSKDPSKVVLFDFGLYDSLVQLGLADKVVGLPLGNAPAYIKGSIASNVANVGGMKAPDLEKLAEIKPDLIIITGRQGASYEALAKIAPTVNLGTNSTNYLNSVESNIKLLGELFDKQQATQEQIAKLNAVIEQAQKKATGSDKKVLVLMHNAGNLMPNSQSVVYDVVKAKRAELPPVAEEDKGKRRVVTSEMIAKANPDVIFIVDRSEAIGAGKLEQTAFEDDAIKTTSAYKNGGIVYLQADLWYLSGGGLDSLTKQIEAVENAL, encoded by the coding sequence ATGAAGAAGATCCTTCCTTTAGTTATCGCATCTATCCTTTCTGTAACGAGTTTCTCTGCGTTAAGCAAAACGCCAACTGAATATCAACCTAACCAAGTTATTAGTCAGCAGAATGACAAGATGGTGATTAAACATCTGTTGGGTGAAACAACCGTCTCTAAGGATCCATCAAAAGTGGTTCTTTTTGATTTTGGTCTCTATGATTCTTTAGTTCAGTTAGGTTTAGCCGATAAAGTGGTTGGGTTACCGTTAGGTAATGCTCCTGCTTATATTAAAGGTAGTATTGCAAGTAACGTTGCTAATGTCGGTGGCATGAAAGCGCCTGATTTAGAAAAACTAGCTGAAATTAAACCTGATTTAATCATTATTACGGGGCGCCAAGGCGCATCTTATGAAGCCTTAGCGAAAATTGCACCTACTGTTAATTTAGGGACTAATAGCACTAATTATCTCAACTCAGTTGAGTCTAATATCAAATTATTAGGTGAGCTATTTGATAAACAGCAAGCGACTCAAGAACAAATTGCTAAATTAAATGCCGTTATTGAGCAAGCTCAGAAAAAAGCCACTGGATCTGATAAAAAAGTATTAGTGTTGATGCATAACGCCGGCAATTTGATGCCTAATAGTCAAAGTGTTGTTTATGATGTTGTTAAGGCAAAAAGGGCCGAATTACCACCTGTTGCAGAGGAAGATAAAGGTAAACGTCGCGTAGTTACATCAGAAATGATCGCAAAAGCTAATCCAGATGTTATTTTTATTGTGGATCGTAGCGAAGCGATTGGCGCGGGCAAATTAGAACAAACTGCATTTGAAGATGACGCTATAAAAACAACTTCAGCCTATAAAAATGGCGGTATTGTTTATCTGCAGGCTGATCTTTGGTATCTCTCTGGTGGTGGTTTAGATAGCTTAACTAAACAAATTGAAGCAGTAGAGAATGCGCTTTAA
- a CDS encoding DUF2884 family protein, whose protein sequence is MNLRNVAVALFFVAGSANASPSFDCAVMPKDDLRITSEFVEVAGSQGLMVIYPNGTLLQNEKSATLTPQQQELARKYQATVRRDVPWLRTETGIKLQDSRKVLDKVVIEAFGKESNILNRLSRLEKDLNQQMDRVVSIEPNNITFHAQAIKEVEAKGREIVESSLGGMLQDSINELGKKQLLAAAGGDSKKALGGLLGSLDGFQKIIDQEWKQQEAAFTQFGQQACSKITQMENQHIELINSLKNNSSNINK, encoded by the coding sequence ATGAATTTAAGAAATGTTGCTGTAGCACTGTTTTTTGTTGCAGGCTCTGCCAATGCATCCCCCAGTTTTGATTGTGCTGTAATGCCAAAAGATGATTTACGCATAACCTCTGAATTTGTTGAAGTTGCTGGTTCACAGGGTTTAATGGTCATTTATCCCAATGGCACATTACTCCAAAATGAAAAAAGCGCCACATTGACGCCACAACAACAAGAGTTAGCAAGAAAGTATCAAGCCACAGTTAGGCGAGACGTACCTTGGCTAAGAACTGAAACAGGGATAAAACTGCAAGATTCTCGCAAAGTGCTCGATAAAGTGGTCATTGAAGCTTTTGGTAAAGAAAGCAATATCCTCAATAGATTAAGTAGATTAGAGAAAGATCTCAATCAACAAATGGATAGAGTGGTTAGCATAGAACCAAATAACATCACTTTTCATGCTCAAGCGATTAAAGAAGTTGAAGCCAAAGGCCGTGAAATCGTAGAGAGTAGCCTTGGTGGTATGCTGCAAGACAGTATTAATGAATTAGGGAAAAAACAGTTATTAGCGGCTGCTGGTGGCGACAGTAAAAAAGCCTTAGGTGGATTATTAGGAAGCTTAGATGGTTTCCAAAAAATCATAGATCAGGAGTGGAAACAGCAAGAAGCTGCATTTACTCAATTTGGTCAGCAAGCTTGTAGCAAAATAACTCAAATGGAAAATCAACATATCGAACTTATTAATTCGTTAAAAAATAATTCATCAAACATTAATAAATAA
- a CDS encoding YggL family protein: protein MAKQRSRRLRKKMRIDEFQELGFSVKWTFPENTPIEEVDRFVDELILKVIEPNGLAFDASGYLSWEGLICLQQIGKCTEEHRQLVENFLKENKMQDVQTSELFDVWWD from the coding sequence ATGGCTAAACAACGTAGTCGCCGTTTACGCAAAAAAATGCGTATCGATGAATTTCAGGAATTAGGTTTTTCAGTTAAATGGACTTTCCCAGAAAATACCCCAATTGAGGAAGTGGATCGCTTTGTTGATGAACTGATCCTCAAAGTTATTGAGCCAAATGGGCTGGCATTTGATGCAAGTGGTTACCTGAGCTGGGAAGGCTTAATCTGCTTACAACAAATTGGTAAATGTACAGAAGAGCATCGCCAATTAGTCGAAAACTTCCTAAAAGAGAATAAAATGCAAGATGTACAGACCTCTGAACTATTTGACGTTTGGTGGGACTGA
- a CDS encoding YggS family pyridoxal phosphate-dependent enzyme translates to MNTIKQNLVNVRSHIDTAAQKCGRSSEEITLLAVSKTKPASDIEKAIACGQTEFGENYVQEGVDKIHYFADNHALIWHFIGPLQSNKTRLVAENFDWCHTIDRLKIAQRLSDQRPDSLPPLNVLIQINISDENSKSGINLTELDGLAAQISILSGIKLRGLMAIPAPESNYDKQVEVLEKMHLAFKQLQSQYPNIDTLSMGMTSDMEAAIACGSTLVRIGTAIFGARDYATK, encoded by the coding sequence ATGAATACTATTAAACAGAATCTCGTCAATGTCAGGTCTCACATTGACACAGCAGCGCAGAAATGCGGCCGTTCTTCAGAAGAAATAACACTACTTGCAGTAAGTAAAACAAAACCTGCGAGCGATATCGAAAAAGCAATCGCGTGTGGACAAACTGAATTTGGTGAAAACTATGTCCAAGAAGGTGTTGATAAAATCCATTATTTTGCTGATAACCACGCTTTAATTTGGCACTTTATCGGTCCTCTACAGTCAAATAAAACGCGCCTTGTTGCTGAAAATTTTGATTGGTGCCATACCATTGATAGATTAAAAATCGCTCAAAGATTAAGTGACCAACGTCCTGACTCATTGCCACCATTAAATGTCCTTATTCAAATCAATATTAGCGATGAAAACAGTAAGTCAGGTATTAATCTGACTGAACTTGATGGGCTAGCAGCACAAATTTCTATTCTTTCAGGCATTAAATTACGCGGATTAATGGCGATCCCTGCACCTGAAAGCAATTATGACAAACAAGTTGAAGTGTTAGAGAAAATGCATCTCGCATTTAAACAATTACAATCTCAATATCCCAACATAGATACATTATCTATGGGAATGACGAGTGATATGGAAGCGGCTATTGCTTGTGGCTCAACACTCGTTCGTATTGGTACAGCAATTTTTGGCGCAAGAGATTACGCGACTAAGTAA
- the proC gene encoding pyrroline-5-carboxylate reductase yields the protein MEHRNIAFIGAGNMAQAIIAGLIQGGYPANKITVSSPSAIRREPLEKEFGIHSTNDNINAVKKADVIILAVKPQMMEEVCKPLQNIDMSKKLVLTIAAGIPATRYNDYFATQLQLVRIMPNTPALVGKGLSGMFAHNSLSSQDKQFADELMKSVGTTVWVEQESAINDIIAVAGSAPAYFFLFMESMQQEAERLGFSPDVARAIVQQAASGSTALAEKQHMLPFSTLREQVTSKGGTTAAALMQFYEGKLPENVASAMQAAIKRAQEMEKLF from the coding sequence ATGGAACATCGTAACATCGCATTTATTGGCGCTGGAAATATGGCTCAAGCTATCATTGCAGGATTGATTCAAGGTGGATATCCAGCAAATAAAATCACCGTCAGCTCACCTTCCGCCATTCGCAGAGAACCTTTAGAGAAAGAGTTTGGTATTCATAGCACTAATGACAATATTAACGCAGTGAAAAAAGCGGATGTCATTATACTGGCTGTAAAACCTCAAATGATGGAAGAAGTTTGTAAGCCCTTACAAAATATTGATATGAGTAAAAAGTTAGTCCTCACTATCGCAGCAGGCATTCCTGCTACACGATATAACGACTATTTCGCAACTCAATTACAACTCGTTCGTATTATGCCAAATACTCCTGCACTGGTAGGTAAAGGCTTAAGTGGTATGTTTGCGCACAATTCACTTTCATCTCAAGATAAACAGTTTGCCGATGAATTAATGAAAAGTGTCGGAACAACCGTTTGGGTAGAGCAAGAATCTGCCATCAATGATATTATCGCCGTTGCTGGTAGTGCACCTGCTTATTTCTTCTTGTTTATGGAATCAATGCAACAAGAAGCTGAACGTTTAGGTTTTTCACCTGATGTAGCAAGAGCCATAGTGCAACAAGCAGCAAGTGGTTCTACAGCCTTAGCTGAAAAACAACATATGCTACCTTTCTCAACTTTACGCGAGCAGGTAACATCAAAAGGTGGAACGACAGCGGCTGCACTTATGCAGTTTTATGAAGGTAAATTACCTGAAAACGTCGCTTCTGCCATGCAAGCTGCGATTAAACGCGCGCAAGAAATGGAAAAACTATTTTAA
- the hemW gene encoding radical SAM family heme chaperone HemW has product MLKLPPLSLYIHIPWCVQKCPYCDFNSHTLKGEVPHQEYVQHLLNDLDADLIHIGSREVQTIFIGGGTPSLLSAESMADLLYGVKERLAVSPNAEITMEANPGTVEAERFAGFQRAGVNRISIGVQSFGNDKLIRLGRIHDADEAKNAARLAKELGLRSFNLDLMHGLPDQSLSQALSDLQQAIELSPPHLSWYQLTIEPNTQFGSRPPKLPDDDMLWDIFSEGDKLLTAAGYQQYETSAYCKPGFQCEHNLNYWRFGDYLGIGCGAHGKISFEDGRIMRTVKTKHPKGFMEGRYLDQQHFVDNDDRPFEFFMNRFRLLEAFPRQDFSDYTGLSEEVIRHQIDEALALGYISETDTHWQITPHGKLFLNSLLELFL; this is encoded by the coding sequence ATGCTTAAGTTGCCCCCATTAAGTCTATACATTCATATTCCTTGGTGCGTACAAAAATGCCCTTATTGTGATTTCAATTCACACACACTAAAAGGTGAAGTACCGCATCAAGAATATGTGCAACATTTACTCAATGATTTAGATGCTGATCTTATTCATATTGGTTCTCGTGAAGTTCAAACGATATTTATTGGTGGTGGAACACCGAGTTTATTAAGTGCTGAATCAATGGCTGATTTGCTTTATGGCGTTAAAGAACGCCTAGCTGTTAGCCCGAATGCAGAAATTACCATGGAAGCGAATCCGGGAACCGTAGAAGCTGAGCGCTTTGCCGGATTCCAACGTGCTGGCGTAAATCGTATTTCTATTGGCGTGCAAAGTTTTGGTAATGATAAACTTATTCGCTTAGGGCGCATTCATGATGCAGATGAAGCTAAAAATGCAGCTCGTTTAGCCAAAGAATTAGGCTTACGTAGCTTTAATTTAGATTTAATGCATGGATTACCAGACCAATCATTATCTCAAGCGCTTTCGGATTTACAGCAAGCAATAGAATTATCCCCACCACATTTGTCTTGGTATCAATTAACCATTGAACCCAATACACAATTTGGTTCCCGTCCGCCTAAATTACCTGACGACGATATGTTGTGGGATATTTTCTCAGAAGGCGATAAATTATTGACAGCCGCAGGCTATCAACAATATGAAACATCAGCATATTGCAAACCGGGCTTTCAATGCGAGCACAACTTAAACTATTGGCGTTTTGGCGATTATTTAGGTATTGGTTGTGGTGCTCATGGGAAAATAAGCTTTGAAGATGGTCGCATCATGCGAACAGTAAAAACCAAGCACCCTAAAGGTTTTATGGAAGGCCGTTATCTCGACCAGCAACATTTTGTTGATAATGATGATCGTCCATTTGAATTTTTTATGAACCGTTTTCGTCTATTAGAAGCATTTCCAAGACAAGATTTCAGCGATTATACGGGGCTTTCTGAAGAAGTTATTCGCCATCAAATAGACGAAGCTTTGGCTTTAGGTTATATCAGTGAAACAGACACTCACTGGCAAATTACACCTCATGGCAAACTGTTCCTCAACTCATTGCTTGAACTATTTCTTTAA
- the trmB gene encoding tRNA (guanosine(46)-N7)-methyltransferase TrmB — MIKNVISPEFNEEGRALRRVRSFVRRQGRLTPRQEQALEIQWPIFGIEYQSEPIDFSQVFGREAPVILEIGFGMGASLVTMAKDTPENNYFGIEVHAPGVGACLASAEEEQLTNLRVMCHDAIEVLNHMIPDNSLKMVQLFFPDPWHKARHNKRRIVQVPFAELILKKLTLDGVFHMATDWEPYAEHMLEVMTSVEGYQNLSDTQDYVPRPETRPVTKFEKRGHRLGHGVWDLMFKRVK, encoded by the coding sequence ATGATCAAGAATGTAATTTCTCCGGAATTCAATGAAGAAGGGCGTGCTTTACGGCGCGTTCGTAGTTTTGTTCGTAGACAAGGCCGTTTAACTCCTCGTCAAGAGCAAGCATTAGAAATACAGTGGCCTATTTTTGGCATTGAATATCAATCGGAACCCATCGACTTCAGTCAGGTTTTTGGACGCGAAGCACCTGTTATTTTGGAAATAGGCTTCGGCATGGGCGCATCGCTCGTGACTATGGCAAAAGATACGCCAGAAAATAATTATTTCGGTATTGAAGTGCATGCACCTGGTGTGGGTGCCTGTCTTGCAAGTGCTGAAGAAGAACAATTAACTAATTTGCGAGTCATGTGCCATGATGCGATTGAAGTACTCAATCACATGATCCCAGATAATAGTTTAAAAATGGTTCAGTTATTCTTTCCTGATCCATGGCACAAAGCGCGCCATAATAAGCGCCGTATTGTTCAAGTGCCTTTTGCAGAATTAATTTTAAAAAAATTAACGTTAGACGGTGTTTTTCATATGGCGACAGATTGGGAACCATATGCAGAACATATGCTTGAAGTGATGACAAGTGTTGAAGGCTATCAGAATTTGTCAGATACTCAGGATTATGTACCACGACCAGAAACACGCCCAGTGACTAAGTTTGAGAAACGTGGTCATCGTTTAGGGCATGGTGTATGGGATCTTATGTTTAAGAGGGTAAAATAA
- the mutY gene encoding A/G-specific adenine glycosylase → MMEALQFSQVVLNWYHKYGRKTLPWQQEKTPYHVWLSEVMLQQTQVATVIPYFERFISRFPDVAALAKAPLDEVLHLWTGLGYYARARNLHKAAQHIVDKHQGYFPDTFEDVCALPGVGRSTAGAILSLSLKKPYPILDGNVKRVLARCYAVEGWPGKKEVENKLWEISENVTPTVGVEYFNQAMMDLGAMVCTRSKPKCELCPLNTGCIAYAQNNWADYPGKKPKKVIPEKTTYFLILQYDNLVWLDKRPPAGIWGGLFAFPQFETKALLELWLTEHGLENNESEQLISFRHTFSHFHLDIVPICVKLSAFTSMMEEQKGLWYNLQTPATVGLAAPVENLLRQLA, encoded by the coding sequence ATGATGGAAGCACTGCAATTTTCGCAAGTCGTACTCAATTGGTATCATAAATATGGGCGTAAAACGCTCCCTTGGCAGCAAGAAAAAACGCCTTATCACGTTTGGTTATCTGAGGTAATGTTGCAACAAACCCAAGTTGCAACGGTTATTCCTTATTTTGAGCGTTTTATTTCACGTTTTCCTGATGTCGCAGCGTTAGCTAAAGCACCATTAGATGAAGTACTTCATTTATGGACGGGCCTTGGTTATTACGCAAGAGCCAGAAACTTGCATAAAGCAGCACAACACATTGTAGATAAACATCAAGGGTACTTTCCTGATACCTTTGAGGACGTTTGTGCTTTACCGGGTGTTGGACGTTCAACCGCTGGTGCTATTTTATCGTTATCACTGAAAAAACCTTACCCAATCCTTGATGGTAATGTGAAACGTGTTTTAGCTCGTTGTTATGCCGTTGAAGGCTGGCCAGGTAAAAAAGAAGTTGAAAATAAGTTGTGGGAGATCAGCGAAAACGTCACCCCAACTGTAGGTGTCGAGTATTTTAATCAGGCAATGATGGATTTAGGTGCAATGGTTTGTACTAGAAGCAAACCTAAATGTGAACTATGTCCACTAAATACTGGCTGTATCGCTTATGCTCAAAACAATTGGGCGGATTATCCTGGGAAAAAACCGAAAAAAGTCATCCCAGAAAAAACAACTTATTTTCTTATTTTACAATATGATAATCTTGTTTGGTTGGATAAAAGACCACCAGCAGGAATATGGGGGGGGTTATTTGCCTTTCCTCAGTTTGAGACAAAAGCGCTTTTAGAACTGTGGCTAACTGAGCATGGACTTGAGAATAATGAATCAGAACAACTGATTTCATTTCGACATACTTTTAGTCACTTTCATTTAGATATTGTGCCAATTTGCGTAAAACTCTCAGCGTTTACCTCTATGATGGAGGAGCAAAAAGGACTTTGGTATAACTTACAGACACCTGCAACCGTTGGGTTAGCGGCGCCTGTAGAGAATTTACTTAGACAATTAGCCTAA
- a CDS encoding XTP/dITP diphosphatase, whose protein sequence is MQKVVLATGNPGKVKELASLLSDFGLDIVAQTELGVDSVEETGLTFVENALIKARHAAKVTGLPAIADDSGISVDALGGAPGIYSARYAGVDANDQQNLDKLLDAMKEIPTEKRQAQFNCVLVYMRHENDPTPLIFHGIWHGVLSKEMHGEGGFGYDPIFFVPELNCTAAQLTKEQKNQHSHRGKALKLMLDALKNA, encoded by the coding sequence ATGCAAAAAGTAGTTCTCGCAACAGGAAATCCGGGAAAGGTCAAAGAGCTAGCCTCTTTGCTTTCTGATTTTGGTTTAGATATTGTTGCTCAAACAGAGCTTGGTGTTGATTCTGTTGAAGAAACGGGCCTAACTTTTGTTGAAAATGCACTGATTAAAGCGCGTCATGCAGCAAAAGTGACTGGTTTACCTGCAATTGCCGATGACTCAGGTATTTCGGTTGATGCTTTGGGAGGTGCTCCAGGGATTTACTCAGCGCGCTATGCGGGTGTGGATGCAAACGATCAGCAAAATCTGGATAAATTGCTTGATGCAATGAAAGAAATACCTACTGAAAAACGCCAAGCACAATTTAATTGTGTATTAGTTTATATGCGCCATGAGAACGATCCAACTCCTCTGATTTTCCACGGTATTTGGCATGGTGTATTAAGTAAAGAAATGCACGGTGAAGGTGGATTTGGCTATGATCCTATTTTCTTTGTTCCAGAGTTAAATTGCACTGCAGCGCAATTAACTAAAGAGCAAAAAAATCAGCATTCGCATCGTGGTAAAGCACTTAAATTAATGTTGGATGCCCTTAAGAATGCTTAA
- a CDS encoding type IV pilus twitching motility protein PilT, with protein sequence MKMENLIAYSVKHNASDLHLCCGDVPRLRINGILYQQNQCKPITSDSLLAWFRPFLNDTQKQTFENEGQIDAALTLPCGQRLRINLFRQQKGVSAVLRIIETQIPSLDKLRVPKSVSTLLDNYSHGLILVTGATGSGKSSTLAAMINHLNQYQRQHILTLEDPIEFIHSNKQSVVQQREVGRDVQNSASAIKGALRQDPDVIMLGELRDAQSIKLALTAAETGHLVLATLHTQGATQTLERVTNVFAGNERQWISSQLACSLRAIISQELVPSTDGGRVALFEIMQVTQGISHLIREGKYHQVTTLMQTGSEYGMQTFMLSRQQRQHEGLIQRD encoded by the coding sequence ATGAAAATGGAAAATTTAATTGCGTATAGTGTAAAGCATAACGCCTCTGATCTGCATCTTTGTTGTGGCGATGTACCACGATTACGGATCAATGGAATACTTTATCAACAAAATCAATGTAAACCTATCACATCCGATAGTCTACTTGCGTGGTTCAGGCCTTTTTTGAATGATACCCAAAAGCAAACTTTTGAGAATGAAGGGCAGATTGATGCAGCACTTACGTTGCCTTGTGGGCAACGGCTTCGTATTAATTTGTTTCGCCAACAAAAAGGTGTTTCAGCAGTATTAAGAATAATTGAAACACAAATCCCTTCTTTAGATAAACTTCGAGTACCCAAGTCGGTTTCAACATTATTAGATAACTATTCTCATGGGCTTATTTTAGTTACTGGGGCTACAGGCAGTGGCAAATCATCGACATTAGCCGCGATGATCAATCATTTAAATCAATATCAACGTCAGCATATTTTGACATTAGAAGATCCAATCGAATTTATACATAGCAATAAACAAAGTGTTGTTCAGCAACGAGAGGTTGGGCGCGATGTGCAAAATAGCGCAAGTGCAATAAAGGGGGCTTTACGTCAAGATCCAGACGTTATTATGCTAGGGGAATTAAGAGATGCACAAAGCATTAAGTTAGCATTAACCGCAGCCGAAACAGGGCATTTAGTTCTAGCTACTTTGCATACTCAAGGTGCAACACAAACACTTGAGCGTGTTACTAACGTATTTGCAGGTAATGAGCGTCAATGGATTTCATCACAATTAGCATGCAGTTTGAGGGCGATAATTTCACAAGAGTTGGTACCTTCAACTGACGGTGGGCGGGTGGCATTATTTGAAATAATGCAGGTTACGCAGGGCATTTCGCATCTTATTAGAGAAGGGAAATATCACCAAGTAACAACATTGATGCAAACGGGTAGTGAATATGGCATGCAAACCTTCATGTTAAGTCGCCAACAACGTCAACATGAAGGATTAATTCAACGAGATTAA
- the ruvX gene encoding Holliday junction resolvase RuvX, with translation MSNRTVMGFDFGTKSIGAAIGQEVTGTARPLASFKAKDGIPDWSQIEKIIKEWQPDLVIVGLPLNMDGTEQLVTTQAKKFANRLHGRFGVQIALHDERLSTVEARAHLFERGGYRSLDKGSVDATSAVIILESWFEQQC, from the coding sequence ATGTCAAACAGAACTGTAATGGGCTTTGATTTTGGCACTAAAAGTATTGGTGCAGCTATTGGTCAAGAAGTCACAGGAACTGCTAGACCTTTAGCTTCATTTAAAGCCAAAGACGGCATTCCTGATTGGTCTCAGATCGAAAAAATCATAAAAGAATGGCAACCTGATTTAGTCATTGTGGGTTTACCTCTTAATATGGATGGCACGGAACAATTAGTCACAACACAAGCTAAAAAGTTTGCAAATCGCCTCCATGGTCGATTTGGTGTACAAATTGCCTTACATGATGAACGCCTTAGTACCGTTGAGGCTCGTGCTCACCTTTTTGAGCGTGGTGGTTATCGTTCATTAGATAAAGGCAGTGTGGATGCAACATCTGCCGTTATTATTCTTGAAAGCTGGTTTGAACAGCAATGCTAA
- a CDS encoding oxidative damage protection protein, with product MSRTIFCTFLNKEADGLDFQLYPGEIGKRIFNEISKEAWTQWMTKQTMLINEKKLNTMNPEDRKLLEQEMVRFLFEGHDVHIDGYTPPEK from the coding sequence ATGAGCAGAACTATTTTTTGTACTTTCCTAAACAAAGAAGCTGATGGACTTGATTTTCAGTTGTACCCAGGAGAAATTGGAAAGCGCATTTTCAATGAGATCTCAAAAGAAGCATGGACTCAGTGGATGACAAAACAGACGATGTTGATCAATGAGAAAAAACTCAACACCATGAACCCAGAAGATCGCAAACTATTAGAACAAGAAATGGTACGGTTTTTATTTGAAGGTCATGATGTTCATATTGACGGCTACACCCCACCTGAAAAATAA
- the glsB gene encoding glutaminase B: protein MTTTLSNALLSDILQQIRPLIGQGKVADYIPALAQVLPEQLAMAVYTVDGELYQSGMADKRFSIQSISKVLSLTLALTRYEEDEIWQRVGKEPSGLPFNSLIQLEMEKGIPRNPFINAGAIVITDMLQSRLSAPKQRMLEVIRFLTDAPDICYNSVVAKSEMEHLSRNASIAYLMKSFDNFENDVITVLETYFHYCSIEMSCTELVRCFSYLANQGVSVGNKNQIITPRQTRQINALMLTCGMYDGAGEFAFRIGIPGKSGVGGGIIAVVPDAFTIAVWSPELDKSGNSLAGCAALELLANKVGRSIF, encoded by the coding sequence GTGACTACAACGTTATCTAACGCATTACTGTCAGATATTTTGCAACAAATTCGCCCATTAATCGGGCAAGGAAAAGTCGCGGATTATATCCCCGCGTTAGCCCAAGTATTGCCAGAACAGCTTGCTATGGCTGTTTATACGGTGGATGGTGAACTCTATCAATCCGGTATGGCAGACAAGCGCTTTTCTATTCAATCCATTTCTAAAGTGCTTAGTTTGACACTTGCTTTAACTCGTTATGAAGAAGATGAAATTTGGCAACGAGTAGGAAAAGAGCCTTCAGGTCTGCCTTTTAATTCCTTAATACAATTAGAGATGGAAAAAGGGATACCTCGGAATCCTTTTATTAATGCGGGCGCTATTGTTATCACTGATATGTTGCAGTCTCGATTAAGTGCACCAAAGCAAAGAATGTTAGAAGTTATTCGCTTTTTAACTGATGCTCCTGATATTTGTTATAACTCAGTGGTTGCAAAATCAGAGATGGAACATCTTAGTCGAAATGCATCAATTGCTTATCTGATGAAATCTTTTGATAATTTTGAGAATGATGTTATCACGGTGCTGGAGACTTATTTTCACTATTGTTCAATAGAAATGAGTTGTACTGAATTAGTTCGATGTTTTAGTTATTTAGCTAATCAGGGCGTAAGTGTTGGGAATAAAAATCAGATTATTACGCCAAGACAAACCCGACAAATAAATGCGTTAATGTTAACTTGTGGTATGTATGATGGTGCCGGTGAATTTGCATTTCGTATTGGGATCCCAGGAAAATCAGGTGTTGGAGGTGGCATTATTGCTGTTGTTCCTGATGCTTTTACCATTGCAGTTTGGTCACCAGAGCTGGATAAATCAGGTAACTCATTAGCAGGTTGTGCAGCACTTGAATTATTAGCAAACAAAGTAGGGCGCTCGATTTTTTAG